Genomic window (Pseudomonas hydrolytica):
GATCGTGGCCGGCCAGCTCATCACACTCGCGATAGCCCCAAGGCCATTCGCGGTTGGCGTACACTTTGTCGGTTGTAACCACCACCACCGCGGCAACGCCTGGCGTAACGCGGCAGGCTTCGAGCAGGTTGGCGGTGCCCAGGACATTGCTCGACCAGGCATCCAATGGCTGTCGGTAGGAGGGACGCACCAGGGACTGGGCGGCCAGATGGAAGACGATCTCCGGCTGCTGCTCGGCTAGCAGGCGCTGCAGGGCGGAGGCGTCGCGAATATCGCCACGCAGATCGGTAACGGGCAGACGCAGCGCCGCCCAATGTTCAGCATTGCCGTCCTGTTCGCAGGGCAGCGAAAAACCCACCACCTCGGCGCCCAACTCGACCAGCCAGGCGGCGAGCCAGCTGCCCTTGAAGCCGGTGTGTCCGGTAAGCAGCACCCTGCGCCCCTGGTAACTCCGAGCGAATGCCGTCATTGCCAGATTTTCCAGGGTGCCTTGCCACTGACCCAGAGGTCGTTGAGCTGATTCTTGTCACGCAGGGTATCCATCGCCTGCCAGAAGCCTCGGTGACGAAAGGCCATGAGGTTTTCCTCCTCCGCCAACCGCATCAGCGGCTCGCCCTCCCAACTGCTCTGATCACCGTCGATGTAGTCGATGACCGAAGGATTCAGCACGAAGAACCCACCGTTGATCCAGGAGCCGTCACCTGCGGGCTTTTCCTGGAAGGCACCGACCCGGTCACCGTCCATATCCAGCGCACCGTAACGACCCGGCGGCTGAATGGCCGTGACCGTCGCCGGCTTGCCATGCTGCTTGTGAAAGTCGATCAGAGAGCGGATATCGATATCGGCCACACCATCGCCATAGGTGAAGCAGAACGGCTCATCCCCCAGATGCTCGCGTACCCTGCGCAGCCGTCCGCCGGTCAGGGTGTCTTCGCCGGTATTGACCAGCGTAACCCGCCAGGGCTCCACGTAGCGCTGATGAACTTCCATGGAGTTCTTCGACATGTCGAAGGTCACGTCGGACATGTGCAGGAAGTAGTTGGCGAAGTATTCCTTGATCACATAGCCCTTGTAGCCCAGGCAGATGACGAAGTCCTGAATGCCATGGTGGGAGTAGATCTTCATGATGTGCCAGAGAATCGGCTTGCCACCGATTTCGATCATGGGCTTGGGCCTGAGATGGGATTCCTCACTGATCCGTGTGCCCAGTCCACCGGCAAGAATGACCGCCTTCATCGCTACTCCCCTGCCCCCGGATATTCGACCAATCGTCAATTAGTCGGCATTTTGTTGCCCGATATACAGGTATAGCAACAAGCGGGCCACTCGTTGAATGGCCCTGGGCGGGAATGCCTCGTTCAGACCGGCTGGCGGCCGATGGAGAAGTAGCGCAAGTCGTGACGCTTCATGACCTGGGGGTCGTAGAGATTGCGGCCGTCGAACACCACCGCATCGCCGAGGGTACGACGAAGCAGTGGAAAGTCCGGCGCCTTGAAACTCTGCCAGTCGGTGACCACCGCAAGCGCATCGGCACCCACGAGCGCCTCCTCCTTGCTATTGGCAAGTATCAGATCCGGTCGCTCGCCATACAGACGACGGCATTCGGGCATTGCTTCCGGATCGAACGCCTGTACCGTCGCCCCCAGGCTCCAGAGATGCTCCATCAATGTCCGGCTGGGGGCGTCACGCATGTCTCCGGTGTTGGCCTTGAAGGCCAGCCCCCAAAGCGCGATGACCCGGCCACGCAAATGACCTGCGTAGAACGCCTGGATGCTGTGGCCGAGTTTTTTCTTCTGCGCTTCATTGACGGACTCGACCGCGGCCAGGATGGCCGGCTCGTAGTCTTCGCTCTGCGCCGAAGCCTTCAGGGCGCGTACGTCCTTGGGAAAACAGGCGCCACCATAACCGCACCCGGGGTAGATGAAGTCGTAACCTATGCGCGGATCGGCACCAATGCCTCGGCGAACAGCTTCGATATCGGCGCCGAACAGCTCGGACAGATTGGCCATTTCGTTCATGAACGAAATCTTGGTGGCAAGAAAGCAGTTGGCGGCGTACTTGGTCAGTTCGGCGCTGCGCCGATCCATGACCATGATCTTCTCGCGATTACGGTTGAAGGGGGCATACAGCTCCTGCAGGACCTCGATGCTGGCCGGATTGCTGGAACCGATGATGATTCTGTCCGGGCGCTGGCAGTCGCTGACGGCAGCCCCCTGCTTGAGGAATTCCGGGTTCGAGACGACGTCGACCTGGATATCCGAGCGCCCCCGCGCGTCCAGGGTGTCGCGCATCACCTGTTCGATGGCATCCGCTGTGCCCACCGGGGCCGTGGACTTGTTGATGATCAGCTGATCCTTTTGCGCAACCTGGGCAATGCCTCTGGCCACTTCATGAACAAAGGTCAGATCCGCATAGCCATTCGCGTCAGACGGAGTCCCCACGGCAATGAAGTGAATATCCGCGTGCTTCACCGCCTCTTCCAGACTACCCGAGAAGCGCAACCGTCCCTCCTCGTGATTGGCAGCCACCAGCCCTTGGAGGCCCGGTTCGAAGATGGGAATGCCGCCACTTTCCAGGACCGCTCTCTTGCCTTCATCGGTTTCGATACACAGAACGTTGTGACCGACATTGGCGAGGACGGCTGCTTGCACGAGCCCTACGTAACCGGCACCGAATACACAGATATTCATACAACATCCTAAATGGAGTCAGGCAGAGGGTAACGCCGGCTCAGCGCAACTGATTGAACAGATTCAGCCCGGCGATCTTCACGTAGCTCTGCTGCGCCGCCTCCAGAATGATGGTCTGGAAAGACAGGCGCGACAACGCCTCGGCGTAATCCAGCTCGCGCAGCTCGGCCTGTACCGACTTGTTCACCAGGGTCACGTCCTCGTTGTCGATCCCGGTGGTCTCGATCAGGTTGAGGCGCGCGCCGATCTCGGTCTGCACTTCCAGCACGCTGCCCATGCCGTTGTCGAGGTTCTTCAGGGCGATGGCCACCTCGTTGCGCACAGCCAGATTCCCGGCCGGCGAGGTGGGCGACGACTCCAGCGCCTGACGCAGTCGGGAAATGGTGTTGAGGATGCTGCGCTGTTCCTGGAACTGGGGCTGCACGCCGAACTGGTCGCCACCGCCGGCGCTGGCCGGGCCGGACAGCGTGAACTCGGCGCCATACACGGTGAAACTGGCCGGATAAGGACCAGTGACGGTACCGGTGGTCAGCACCGGACTGTTCGGCCCAACGGGCTGGGCGAAGACCTCGTAGTTACTGTCGTCGGTGAAGCGCAACACCACGCCGGAGGTGGGGAACTGGCTGTCGAACACGTTCTGGTTGACGATGTTGCCGCCCGCCACGACTGCCGCCGAGCCGTTGGTGGAAGCACGGGTGACGGCGAACTCGGTTGGCGCGGACTGCAGGGTGAAGCTGTGGGTACCGATACCCGGTGAACCGGCGGTGGCAGGCGGCTGGATGTCGGCCAGCAGGCTGTCCAGATTCAGCTCGTTGTCGCCCTGCTTGAGCACCACATCGAGCTGAAAACGCATACCGCGGAAATTGATGACGTTGCCGCCGTTGACCAGCGGATCGATCTTGCCGCCCCCCGGAATCTCCGAGGTCACGTCGGCGCCGCTGGCGTCGTAGATGCGGAACTCGGTGCCGCTGACGAACGCCAGCGAATAGGGCTCACCACCGCGAAAGTCGGCATTGAAGGCGCGATTGTCTTCCACCAGCCCGGGCGAAATGAACACCCGTTGCTCATTGGCCGGCACGGCGGGAATGGTGGTCGCCGGTAGCGGTGGCGACGGCAGCGCCGGATTGTTGACACCGTTGGCGTTGGCCACGCGGTTGGCGTTGGTCACGCTCTCGAACAGACGCTTGCCGTTGTCGTTGATCGCCACGTTGGTGGAGCTGGCCACCTGCAGGGTGCGCTGCCCTTCGTCGCCGAAGTAGGAATAGGTGCCGTCCGGGTTGCGCACGAAGGGTTCGGTCTTGCCCAGATTTCCCGCAAACAGGTACTCGCCCCGGGCGTTACGGCTGTTCATCAGGTTGAGCAGCTCGGCCTCACGCTCGGAAAGCTCCTTGGCGATGGAGTTGCGGTCTTCGGCCGACAGCGAACCGCCGCCCGCGCGCACCGCCAGCTCGCGCACGCGCTGCATGACGGTAACCACCGAATTGAGGGTGGTCTCTTCCTGGGTGAGGCTGTTCTTGGCCGCCGTGAGGTTGTCGCTGTACTGCTTGAGCACGGCCTGCTGCTGCTCGAGCTGCAGCAGACGCACCGAGGCCACCGGATCGTCCGCCGGGGTGAGGATGCGGTTGCCGCTGCTGATCTGCTCCTGGGTGCGAATCAGGTTGGAGTAGTTGCGCCCAAGGCCGGAAACGCCGTTGTTGAAAGCCTGGATGGAGGAGATGCGCATGACCATGGGGCTTGCCTCTTGCAACGCCTGTCGGTTGAACAGGCTTCACCCTCCCGCATGCGGGAGGGTGGCTATCAGAATGTATTGATCAGGGTATCGAACAGATTACGCGCAACTTGAATGATCTGCGCCGATGCCTGGTAGTACTGCTCGAACTGGATCAGCTTGGCGGCCTCTTCGTCCAGGTTAACACCGGAAATCGAGTCGCGGTTGTCGGTCGCCTGCTTGAGGATCGCGCTGGTGGCCTGGCCATCGACGCGCGCCTGGCTGGTCAGCGTACCGACCCGTTCGACCAGGTCGCCATAGGCGTCGGAGAAGCTGGAGCCCGTGGTGGTCGGTGCCCCTGGGTTGACGCCGATTACCGATTTGTTCTGCAGGTTGACCAGATTCAGCGCGTTACGGTTGTCCGATACGCCGTTGGTGTTGAACGACACCGAGAAGTTGTCGCCCGCCTGGGGTCGCCCGCTGATGGTCACCTGGTAATCGAACGCCGCCGGAATCGCTGGTGGGTTGGCCGGCACGGTGATGGTCAGGGCATTGTCCTGGCCGGGCACGATGCTGCCGGTGTCGATCACGTTGCCGTTGATGTCGACCACATCGTAGCTCTGCGTGGCGCCACCGCCGGCGCCCATCACGATGCGCAGCGGCGGCGCGTTGCGCAGGCTGGTTTCCAGGTCCGCCTGGGCCGCCGGATCGTAGATGTTGATCTCGGTCAGCAGCCGGGGCTGGGTGATCCTGCCGGTGCCGATGTTGGCCGGGCTGGTCTCGGCCTTGAGCGGCGCGGCGAAGGCCAGTTCCTCGGGGTTTTTCATGTCCGCACGGATATCGCGACCGGCGTTGCGGGTCGGCATCACCAGGAAACGGTCGCCGGCCGCGAAGGTACCGCTGGCCACACCGAGCGAGAAGCCGTCTACCTCGGGTGCGGGTACCGTGGTGATGTCGAAGGTCGCCGGAGTCGGCGGGAACAGCGTACCGTCGGACACCCGGCGCACCACGTATTCGGTGGCGCTGGTGAACTGCACCTCGTAGTCGCTGGTGGTCAGGCGCGAGGTATCGGTCAGGGTGACGGCCAGGTTGGCCGTGGTGTCGCTGTTGCCAACCCGGGCCAGGCTGCGCTGGCTGAGCAGGAGCGGGTCGTTTATGGAGCGGAACAGCTCGTTGCCGAACTGACCATTGAGGTCCAGGCCCTGCCCCAGTTGGCGGTTCATCTGATCGGCGATGGACAGCGCCAGACGCCCCACCGCATTCATCGACTGGTCCAGCACGTCCTGGCGATAACGCAGCAGACCGCCCATCTCGCCGCCGGTGATCAGCGAAGTGATGCCCTGGCGCGAGCTGCCACTGACGAACTGGATCTCGCTGCGCAGCGGGTCGGACTGCCCGGGGGTAACCTCCAGACGAGCAGCCTTGCTGCCCACTACCAGCGGCTGACCGGAGCCGATGAACAGGTTGTAGGAGTTGTCGTCCTGCGGCACCACGGTCACGCCGATGAACTCGGACAGCTTGCGCACCGCCTCTTCGCGGGCGTCGAGCAGATCGTTCGGCGCCTGGCCATTGGAGGCGGCCACGGCAATCGCATCATTGAAACCGGCGATCGAGGTGGCCAGCTGATTGATCTGATCGGTCACCGCCGAGAGCTGCTTGTTGAGGAAGGCGTTCTGCTCGTAGAGGCGGTCGTAGATGGTGTTGAATCGCTTGGACAACCCCTCGGCCTCGGACAGCGCCAGCTGGCGTGCCGGAATGTTGGCCGGGTCCTCCGCGGCGGTCTGCAGGGCGGCGAACAGCCGCTGCAATCCGGGCGTGACGCCGGTGGTGCTGCCGGCCAGGAGGGAATCGAGCTGGTTGATCTGGCTCAGGTAGGCCTGGGTATCGCTGTTGAGCGCGGTGCTGCTGCGTACCTGAGTATTGAGGAACTCGTTGTAGATGCGGCGCACGTCCACCAGCGTGGTGCCGGAGCCGATATAACCGGCCCCGCTGAACTGCGGCGTACGGGTCGTCTGCACGGCTTCCTGGCGGGAGAACCCGGGCGTGTTGACGTTGACGATGTTGTGGCCGGTAACGGCCAGCGACGTCTTGCTCGCCGACAGGCCGGACAGGCCAATGTTGAGTAGGTCAGCCATGATTCAACCTCAAGTCCTTGTGGTGGCGCTGTCGGCAGCCGCGATGGCCTGATAGGTCTGCATCTTGCGGGCGATCTGCGAAATCTTGCGCGCGTAGTGCGGGTCGGTGGCGTAACCGGCTTGCTGCAGTTCCTTGACGAAACGCTCGGGGTTCTCGGTGGCGTTCAGCGCCTTTTCGTAGCGGCCGTTGCTCTGCAGGAAATTCACGTAGTCATCGAAGCTCTGCGCGTAGGAATCGTAGGCACGGAAGTTGGCCGCCTCCCTGACCGCCTTGCCGCCCTTGTATTCGGTAGTCAGCACCCGGGCCGACTCGCCCTTCCAGCTGTTGTGCGACTTGATGCCGAACAGGTTGTGGCTGCTCTGCCCGTCGCCGGTACGAATGATCGACTTGCCCCAGCCGGTTTCCAGCGCGGCCTGGGCAACCAGATAGCGCGGATCGACGCCGATCTTCTCGGCGGCGGCCTCGGCCATCGGCAGCATGGTGGCGACGAACTCCTGCGGGGAATTGAACACGGCCTTGCCCGGCGCCAGCGGCGGCTGGGCGATGCGCCGGCCGCTGATGGCATCGCTGTTGCCCGGGTTCAGGCCGGCACTTGCCGGTGCGGCAGATGCCTGCGCCGGCAGCCAGTCGTTACCCGCCAGGGCCTTGCCCTCGCCTTCGGCGGCCGACGGCACGATGCCGGCCAGCAGGCGGTCGGCCAGTTTGCCCGGCACGGCCAGGCGCCGGCGGTTGAGCAGCGCGACGTCGTCGCGGAAGCCCTCGGATGTGGCCGCTTTCTCGGACTTGGCTTCGCTGGCCGCGGCAACCGGTTGTTCGATCTGCGCGAAGGGGTTGGGCCTGCTCGAGGGCTGCTTGATCTTCGACATCTGCCGCACCAGCACATCGGCCAGACCGATGCCGCGCCCTTCCTTGGAAAGCGTCACCGCCAGCTGCTGATCGTGCATGTCCTGGTAGGTCTTGCTCTCGTTGCTGTTCATGAAGTTGCCCTCGCCGAACGCGGCGTTGGCCGAACGCATGGCCTTGAGCATTTCGTTCATGAACAGCGACTCGAATTCCTGAGCGACCTTGCGGATGTTCTGCTCGGTGTCGCCGCCCACCTTGAACTGGTTGAGGCGATTCAGGTCGGTGAAAGCGCCGCTGTCGATCGGGCTTTTGCCGTTGCCGAGCATGCCGGCAGAGAGTCGAGAGTCCATAGGGGCGCTCCTCGTCAGATCACGATGAGGTCAGCCTGCAGGGCGCCGGCTTGCTTGAGCGCCTCCAGGATGGCCATCAGGTCGGAAGGCGCGGCGCCCACCTGGTTAACCGCACGGACAATCTCGTCCAGGCTGGTACCGGGGCCGAACTTGAACATCGGCTTGGTTTCTTCCTCGGCGCCGACGCGCGAGCGCGGTACCACCGCGGTCTGCCCACCGGAGAATGCCTCGGGCTGGCTGACGATGGGATCTTCGGTGATGGTCACGGTCAGGCTGCCATGGGTCACGGCTGCCGGCTGCAC
Coding sequences:
- the rfbF gene encoding glucose-1-phosphate cytidylyltransferase is translated as MKAVILAGGLGTRISEESHLRPKPMIEIGGKPILWHIMKIYSHHGIQDFVICLGYKGYVIKEYFANYFLHMSDVTFDMSKNSMEVHQRYVEPWRVTLVNTGEDTLTGGRLRRVREHLGDEPFCFTYGDGVADIDIRSLIDFHKQHGKPATVTAIQPPGRYGALDMDGDRVGAFQEKPAGDGSWINGGFFVLNPSVIDYIDGDQSSWEGEPLMRLAEEENLMAFRHRGFWQAMDTLRDKNQLNDLWVSGKAPWKIWQ
- a CDS encoding UDP-glucose dehydrogenase family protein; amino-acid sequence: MNICVFGAGYVGLVQAAVLANVGHNVLCIETDEGKRAVLESGGIPIFEPGLQGLVAANHEEGRLRFSGSLEEAVKHADIHFIAVGTPSDANGYADLTFVHEVARGIAQVAQKDQLIINKSTAPVGTADAIEQVMRDTLDARGRSDIQVDVVSNPEFLKQGAAVSDCQRPDRIIIGSSNPASIEVLQELYAPFNRNREKIMVMDRRSAELTKYAANCFLATKISFMNEMANLSELFGADIEAVRRGIGADPRIGYDFIYPGCGYGGACFPKDVRALKASAQSEDYEPAILAAVESVNEAQKKKLGHSIQAFYAGHLRGRVIALWGLAFKANTGDMRDAPSRTLMEHLWSLGATVQAFDPEAMPECRRLYGERPDLILANSKEEALVGADALAVVTDWQSFKAPDFPLLRRTLGDAVVFDGRNLYDPQVMKRHDLRYFSIGRQPV
- a CDS encoding flagellar hook-associated protein 3; translated protein: MVMRISSIQAFNNGVSGLGRNYSNLIRTQEQISSGNRILTPADDPVASVRLLQLEQQQAVLKQYSDNLTAAKNSLTQEETTLNSVVTVMQRVRELAVRAGGGSLSAEDRNSIAKELSEREAELLNLMNSRNARGEYLFAGNLGKTEPFVRNPDGTYSYFGDEGQRTLQVASSTNVAINDNGKRLFESVTNANRVANANGVNNPALPSPPLPATTIPAVPANEQRVFISPGLVEDNRAFNADFRGGEPYSLAFVSGTEFRIYDASGADVTSEIPGGGKIDPLVNGGNVINFRGMRFQLDVVLKQGDNELNLDSLLADIQPPATAGSPGIGTHSFTLQSAPTEFAVTRASTNGSAAVVAGGNIVNQNVFDSQFPTSGVVLRFTDDSNYEVFAQPVGPNSPVLTTGTVTGPYPASFTVYGAEFTLSGPASAGGGDQFGVQPQFQEQRSILNTISRLRQALESSPTSPAGNLAVRNEVAIALKNLDNGMGSVLEVQTEIGARLNLIETTGIDNEDVTLVNKSVQAELRELDYAEALSRLSFQTIILEAAQQSYVKIAGLNLFNQLR
- the flgK gene encoding flagellar hook-associated protein FlgK, with amino-acid sequence MADLLNIGLSGLSASKTSLAVTGHNIVNVNTPGFSRQEAVQTTRTPQFSGAGYIGSGTTLVDVRRIYNEFLNTQVRSSTALNSDTQAYLSQINQLDSLLAGSTTGVTPGLQRLFAALQTAAEDPANIPARQLALSEAEGLSKRFNTIYDRLYEQNAFLNKQLSAVTDQINQLATSIAGFNDAIAVAASNGQAPNDLLDAREEAVRKLSEFIGVTVVPQDDNSYNLFIGSGQPLVVGSKAARLEVTPGQSDPLRSEIQFVSGSSRQGITSLITGGEMGGLLRYRQDVLDQSMNAVGRLALSIADQMNRQLGQGLDLNGQFGNELFRSINDPLLLSQRSLARVGNSDTTANLAVTLTDTSRLTTSDYEVQFTSATEYVVRRVSDGTLFPPTPATFDITTVPAPEVDGFSLGVASGTFAAGDRFLVMPTRNAGRDIRADMKNPEELAFAAPLKAETSPANIGTGRITQPRLLTEINIYDPAAQADLETSLRNAPPLRIVMGAGGGATQSYDVVDINGNVIDTGSIVPGQDNALTITVPANPPAIPAAFDYQVTISGRPQAGDNFSVSFNTNGVSDNRNALNLVNLQNKSVIGVNPGAPTTTGSSFSDAYGDLVERVGTLTSQARVDGQATSAILKQATDNRDSISGVNLDEEAAKLIQFEQYYQASAQIIQVARNLFDTLINTF
- the flgJ gene encoding flagellar assembly peptidoglycan hydrolase FlgJ: MDSRLSAGMLGNGKSPIDSGAFTDLNRLNQFKVGGDTEQNIRKVAQEFESLFMNEMLKAMRSANAAFGEGNFMNSNESKTYQDMHDQQLAVTLSKEGRGIGLADVLVRQMSKIKQPSSRPNPFAQIEQPVAAASEAKSEKAATSEGFRDDVALLNRRRLAVPGKLADRLLAGIVPSAAEGEGKALAGNDWLPAQASAAPASAGLNPGNSDAISGRRIAQPPLAPGKAVFNSPQEFVATMLPMAEAAAEKIGVDPRYLVAQAALETGWGKSIIRTGDGQSSHNLFGIKSHNSWKGESARVLTTEYKGGKAVREAANFRAYDSYAQSFDDYVNFLQSNGRYEKALNATENPERFVKELQQAGYATDPHYARKISQIARKMQTYQAIAAADSATTRT